TCGAAGAAGCTGACGGATTTGCCGAGCCCCTCCTCCGAATGCTCGGCGCCAGGCGGGTACTTTCTCTCGACGCCTCCGGTTACGAAGGTGCGTCGCGTGTCGCGGACTTGAACGCCAGGATCGCTCCCGACCTGGAGAGCGCATTCACGACCGTGTTCGACTCCGGCTCGCTCGAGCACGTGTTCGATTTCCCTACCGCTATCGGCAACTGCATGCGCATGGTCGCGGCCGATGGCCACTTGCTCATCGTTACTCCTGCGAACAACATGGTCGGTCACGGGTTCTATCAGTTCAGCCCCGAACTGTTCTACCGCGTCCTGGCCGAGTCGAACGGCTTCGTCATTGAACGGATGCTTGCCACCGAGTTGTCCTCTTCACGGTGGTACCAGGTGGCCGATCCCGCGGTTCTCGGCACGCGCGTGCAGTTCCGGACCTTCCGCCCGACCTACCTCTGTGTCATTGCGCGCCGCGTCGCGGTGCGCCCCGTGCTGGTCAGCCCGCCTCAGCAGAGCGACTATGTGACTCAGTGGCAGAACACCGGAAGGACGGCCCGCGGCGTTGCGGGAGCGGACTTGCATCCGCTGGACAGGTACTTGCCCCACTGGTTGGCCACGGTCACGAAGAGCTGCGGGCACCTGGGGCAAGTGTTGCTGCGCCCCTTCGGTCCCAAGGCGTTCAAGCGCGTGGATATCGCTCGACTGGCAACCAGCGACGGCACTACGCCTCCTTCCGGCAGAACGCCATGAGGTGCCAGCCGAGCGGCCGTACGAGGCTGCGGGGCAGCGCGTTGAAGGTCCCGACGAAGAACCGGTTGTAGACCGTTGCCTTCCAGCCCTTGTGCAGGCGTGACGGGACGGGAAAGCGTTCCGGGACGATCCGCACCTCGGCGAACGGATCGAGGAGGCGGCGGAACTCGCCGATTGTGAACATTCGAAGGGCGGGCGCGTCCGCATGCTCGAGGGCGGTGCCGGTCAGCGCCGACATCACACCGAGCCACGACCACCGGTTGTAGACCATCATGATGGCTTCGCCGCCCGGCCGGAGCACGCGGTGGGCCTCGCGTATCAGGCAGGCCGGATCCGCCGTGTACTGCACGACCCCGTGGGCGTAGACGACGTCGAACGACGCGTCCTCGAACGGAAGCGCTTCGCCGTCAGCCACCTCGAGTGCGTCGGCAACGACATCATGCAGCTCGACATTGCGCCGCGCCAGGTCGATTGCCTGCTGTGCCAGGTCGACTCCGGTCATCCGCGCGCCGCCCCGTGCGAAGCGGACCAGGTCGGTGCCGATGCCGCAGCCGATCTCCAGCACCCGCCGGTCGCGGTAGCCGTCGAAGTCGACCAGTCGTGGGAGGTACCGCAGCTTGTCGAAGCGGTAGTCGTCGAGGTCGTTGAAGAACCCGAGCGTGCCGGGCGACGCCTCGCTCATTTCCTGATCGTGGATCCGGCCGTTCCAGTACGCGCGGATTCGCTCGATAGGTGGAGGACTGGGGGGCTCGGGAGAGGCGATCACGCGGGGGGTAGTATACGGGCGTGCAACGCGACCTGGCCGCGCTGACGGCGCGCGAGTTCGACCTGCTCGTCGTCGGCGGCGGGGTCTACGGCGCGTTTGCCTTCTGGGACGCGACGCTGCGCGGACTGT
Above is a window of Acidobacteriota bacterium DNA encoding:
- a CDS encoding class I SAM-dependent methyltransferase codes for the protein MIASPEPPSPPPIERIRAYWNGRIHDQEMSEASPGTLGFFNDLDDYRFDKLRYLPRLVDFDGYRDRRVLEIGCGIGTDLVRFARGGARMTGVDLAQQAIDLARRNVELHDVVADALEVADGEALPFEDASFDVVYAHGVVQYTADPACLIREAHRVLRPGGEAIMMVYNRWSWLGVMSALTGTALEHADAPALRMFTIGEFRRLLDPFAEVRIVPERFPVPSRLHKGWKATVYNRFFVGTFNALPRSLVRPLGWHLMAFCRKEA